The genomic window TTCTTCAATATCCCTTTTTCATGAGGTGAGGAAGATTTGCGTGGCCTGAGGTCAGGCTTGCAACCAGGCATTTATCAAGCACAGAAAAAAAATAAGGGAAGGCTCCACACCTTCCCTTACATTCATTCAAATTCTGCTTCACAGAAATTGCTTAAATACTACTCCAGATCTTCTTTTGTAATCTCACCCTTCTCAAGCAGCCAGTCTTTCAAAATCCGCTCTATCTGCCAGTTTAAAGAACGTTCATTTGATTTAGCAACTTTCCTTAGGGCTTCGATAACTATTGGTATTGTAGCAATTGTAACGCGTTCCGTTTTCTTATGTACTGTATTTTTCATAATTTTCATTATAGTCGAATAAGAACTCTTGACAACAGTGAATTATTCTGTTAGCTTCTTGTGAATTCATAACTTTTCATAACATACCATAAGAAGTGGAGGGTCAAGTCATGGCAGAGACAAAGCGGAAGGAAGGGGAATTTGATGAATGGCTTATGAGGGATATGTGTAATCATTTGGAAAGTCATACCTCTGCTTTGGAGGCTTTGGCAGAGCTGATTTGCTCATCTACGCTGGAGGCATTCACCGGGGATACAGGCGGTGAACATAAAAGTGCAAATCTCCGCTGGGGTCTTTTGCAGATTTTTCAGTTTTACCTGGAAGGGCAGCAAAAGATACTGGAAGAGTACCTTGAAAAATATAACAACCTCGATCTTGTCCTTTTAAAAAGGGGAGAAAAGCTTCTCGAACTGGTCCACTATGGTGCTTACACCCATGAA from Deltaproteobacteria bacterium includes these protein-coding regions:
- a CDS encoding Arc family DNA-binding protein; translated protein: MKIMKNTVHKKTERVTIATIPIVIEALRKVAKSNERSLNWQIERILKDWLLEKGEITKEDLE